tctctctctctctctctctctctctctctctctctctctctctctctctctcgctctctctcttttattaaAGGCCATGTACATGTTTTATGCCCTGGCCCTGGTGTGTGATGATTACTTTGTACCCTCCCTGGAGAAGATTTGTGAGGTAAATGGTTAATCAAATCTGGGTAGCCTTAGCAGTATGCTATCATGCTAAAGGCTTGAGTGCATGTTCTGAactctgtccctgtgtgtgtgtgtgtgtgtgtgtcagcgtcTGCACCTTAGTGAGGATGTTGCTGGAGCCACATTCATGGCAGCTGGCAGCTCTGCTCCTGAACTCTTCACCTCTGTGATAGGTAAGGTCTGCTTCTCTCCCGCTCACAGAGTGTCTCTTAGTAACCGCAAACCTCACAGACAGGATGCAGCTTGCAGCTTTAATTCTGCTGTCAACTCTCCCTTGTGTGGTAGGAGTGTTTGTCACCAAGGGGGATGTGGGAGTAGGAACGATTGTAGGTTCGGCCGTCTTCAACATCCTCTGCATCATTGGAGTGTGCGGGATATTTGCTGGGCAGGTACTGAACACGCCAtctgtgtttatctgtgcaTTCATATTCACAGTACAAATACTCAGTTTTAGCATTAACAGCGAGTATGAAACCTTGTGAGTAGTCACTAAAGTCGGAGTCAGATTATTTATAGCACCAGATGGTTGTTTGGTGGCTCTCTGTGTAGTGTGATATCCTTTTATCTACATGGCCTCATGCATGACACCTTCTGCCCTGGAAGCCATAACCCTGTCCAGATGCCCTCTCCCCCATTTCTAAAGGAAGACAAAATCCCAGCTGTTGAGAAATGGTTTCACAAACTTCAAGCATCGAGGCCAGTTTTCTATCCCTTTTACTCATATGCATTAACaagcacacacccgcacacattTAAAGCACGCGACCTCAGCCCAGAATGAGAGGAGTGTGGCCATGGAGCTCACCGCTCAGGTGCGCAGCCCACCGTTGCCATGGCCACAGCACAAGCGTTGCAGAGCACCTGACACAGAGGCCGAGCTGTGTTGCTGTGGTGCGTTGCCATGGTGCACCACTTCCGGTGCTCAAGCAGCAGCTTTTTATAGCAAGGTGCACACTCCTTACATCAGCATGACGCACGTCCACACCTTGCTCCACTAGCTGAGTACAGGCTCTGGACAGGAAGTTGGAATTTACATGGTATTCATTTCTGGGGTCTGCCTAGAATCAATGGACTTCTGATCACTTTGCAGGCAAAGCCCCTCGATATGTTAAGCAAAAAATCACAAATCAGTCAAGAGAATCTAGATTGCCCATTATGTAAGGTGTAACAGCATGGCAGCCTCATGTTAAAATCTTCTAACACAGTAAGGTTGGAACGGTGTTAGGTTTGGTTGTGCAGTGAGACATGGGAACATGTGCACAGCAAGTACTGTGATGTGCCGCAGATTTAACAATGCTCACGCACACAtcataatcacacacagatgcacacacacaaacactgacattgAATCATAGAGACATAAGGAGGTTGGATTAAGTTTAATATAGATGTCTGCAgagtttttattattgtagcatatagtaaaaacattaaaagtgtACAAAAGAGTTAGTGACAGAccccacagaaaacacactcgACTGAGACGTGTGGTGCTTACTGTTAATGCTCTTCCCTGGACTTCCTCCTTTCCTTTCGTAGCAATATGTAGAGCACTGCCATGCAGGGTTGGGCCCAGCCGCGATCTATAGCACTTTATCTCCTAGCACTCACTCTGCTGCATACCCCCACCTCATCTTCCACTTCTCTCCCCGCCTCCCTCTCGTCCCCTGTGCAGGCGGTTCGCCTCTCCTGCTGGACTCTAATGAGAGACTCAGTCTACTACACTATCTCAGTGGCCACTCTCATCGTGGTGAGTAGAGCTCTAAGTGGTTTCCCCTGCTCCTGTGATGCCTTTGGGTCCCCTTACATGGCTGGGGAGGAGACACGCGCAGCTCCCAAACTCCATCCACCCCGCCCCCGCTCCCCCTGGCCCCCCGCCGGGGACGCGCAGCCGCCACAAGccatgcattcacacacgcTGCATGTGTCACTAGTGTGGAGCAAGGCAAACATGTACAGCAGTATCAGCCTACTCTCAAGCACACTTTTAGGTACTGGACACATTTTTGACTCACTTCTGATATGTACTGGTATAATGTATGGTTAGCATTGTATGATGTATGATTGCAAACCAGACTTCGGGATGCTGTATAGGTGTGTGGGTCTAAATTAGCCAGACATGCATGTTGCTAATTAAGCTGTTATATAATTCAGTTTTGAACGTTGGTTTTACAGAATCCTGGACTCTTCCCTTAATATGattaaaagaacaaaaggtGAATAAAGTTGGCTCACAGATTAAATAGTTCAGATTTAATAGTAATTGAGACCGAATATCCCTACTTcccatgcttttttttttttttttttttttataaaacccAACGCTGGATAGTATTTCCCCCTGGTGGAATATCTGTGTTACTGCATTTTGCAATGTAGTCTGtagtgtaaatgtcattttctttattttctttagttcATCTATGATGAAAAGGTGACATGGTGAGTATTCTTAGTATTACTAGTGACTGTTTTTGAATTATACCGCAGCATAGTTTTATTTCAGTgattgtatattatattttgtgCATCAATATGTTTTTTGATCAAATGATGTGTTATATTTTTAAGGTGGGAATCTCTTGTCCTGATTCTGATGTaccttgtttacattttaataatgaagtAAGTCATGGATCTTCCTTTGGATTCAGATACTACGTTGGCTTCAGACTCTAagcatattatatatttgaaacCACCAAgttcatgtgttcatgcatAAAACATAACGACAGCAATCGTTGTAGCTGAAGCATGGACATGCTTAGTCCCTTTTCCTGCTGTGTTGGTCAGGTGTAACTCACGTGTTGTGCACTACTTTGAGCGGAGGAAGAAGAACTCTGCTAACCTTGGTAACGGCACAGCCAGCAACACAGAGCTCGATGATGGCTGTGATGCTACAGCTGTGCTACTCAGAAAAGGTGACCAGAGCAGCGAGCGAGAGGATGCGTCTAGGCTTGGGGCTAATCGCTGCTCTTgtaagtggatgtgtgtgatgtgggtgtgtgtttctcccctgtGTAGCCAATTTCCACAGGACGCCCTCAGTGCTGATGGTAGACGAGCTGCTGTCTGCGTACCCCCACCAACTTTCCTTCTCTGAGGCTGGCATGAGAATCATGATTACCAGCCACTTCTCCCCACGCACCCGCCTAACCATGGCCTCCCGCATGCTCATCACAGAGgtcaggacacaaacacacacacacacacacacacaaccccatatTTATACCTGAGGAATAAAACAATTTGTTGTTACTTTTTGATGAATAAACCTGGAAGTAAAACATAACCTGGCTGTTATGATTTAAGGTACTGGTCACTGTTCACCATAgcacatttgtgtatttgcagtTTGATTTAGTCAGTGTTATCAGGTACCAAGTCATCCGAATGAATTTTACTAACTGACCATCGTTTAAATGGTTCCATGTGGTGTTCCATATGGGTCCAGTGAGATTCAATCTCCAAGATCAGTTATCATCATTGCATGTAAATTTACCGAgaaattcattttgaatttgagttatgtaattttgaatttttttttcaatacttAAATAATTTATGTTCGTTTGGTATTGGGTCCACAGTGTATCTAGTGCATCTAGGAATCCAGTACACGCTATGCAACAAATGTAAAGaaacataaattaattcattaaacgGTCATTATAATAAGACATCAGAGAAGAGTTCATCAGTTTTTCAGATCCCAGAACTTGCTGTGAAAGTTTTGTGTATAAGTTGACAGTAGACAGTAGCAGCTTTCGACCATATCTGATTTGGATATTCCcattatttgtgtatgtttgtagaGGCAGCGTCTGATAAACAGCCGTTTCAGTAATGGTGACTCCGAGATGACGGTGAAGATTCCCGGGAGGCTTGGCGTGGAGAACGGCCTGGCCGGGGTGGAGCGAGGTCTACACGGACGCAAGGGCGCGTACCGAGACGACTACAGGGGAGGGGCGGATGCTGGCACCGacacagagaatgagaatgaagacGAGAACAACGAGaatgatgaagaggaagaagaagaagatgagaaTGAGGGGCCTCTTGTCCCCTTCCGTTGCCCAGGTAGCCTGTGCCGGCAGATTTAGCTACCAAACCTTTCTGACATCTGTACTCAGAGACTTTGTTGTTGGCACACAGATATTTTAATGTCACACAATATGCTACTTGATCTTTGCAACCCCAAGATGtcgcctctgtgtgtgtgggggtgtgtgtgtatgtgtgtgtgtgtgtgtattcatgcacatttgtttctatatgtatgtgtctgtgtgtgtgtgtgtgtgtgtgtattcacgcacatttgtttctatatgtatgtgtctgtgtgtgtgtgtgtgtgtgtgtgtgtgtgtgtgtattcacgcacatttgtttctatatgtatgtgtgtgtgtgtgtgtgtgtgtgtgtgtgtgtgtgtgtatgtgtgtattcatgcacatttgtttctatatgtatgtgtctgtgtgtgtgtgtgtgtgtgtgtgtgtgtattcacgcacatttgtttctatatgtatgtgtgtgtgtgtgtgtgtgtgtgtgtgtgtgtgtgtgtgtgtgtgtgtgtgtgtatgtgtgtgtgtgtgtgtattcatgcacatttgtttctatatgtatgtgtctgtgtgtgtgtgtgtgtgtgtattcacgcacatttgtttctatatgtatgtgtgtgtgtgtgtgtgtgtgtgtgtgtgtgtgtgtgtgtgtgtgtgtgtgtgtgtgtagcggggAAGTGCAGTAAACTGAAGTGGATGCTGGCGTGGcctctgtctctgctgctgttcttcACTGTGCCCAACTGTGCTGAGCCCCGCTGGGAGCGCTGGTTCATGGTCACCTTCGTCACCTCCACACTCTGGATCGCCGGCTTCTCCTACATCATGGTGTGGATGGTGAGAGTTTCCACTTTCTAAACGTTCACTGCCTCAAGTGCAGCAGTTCCCTTTGTGTCCCTAAAGTAGCTGATGCTCCTCTCCCCTGTCCCCCAGGTGACGGTTATAGGGTTTACCCTGGGTATCCCAGATGTCATCATGGGCATCACATTCTTGGCTGCGGGCACCAGCGTCCCTGACTGTATGGCAAGCCTTATAGTGGCACGGCAAGGTAGGAATGGCCTCGTAGCCACATTCTTTTAAATACATCCCTGAAGCACAGAAGATACAAGGAATAATTCAgggaaaatgtaatgtaaatgatgGCAGGGGAAATGACAGAATTCAGTGATCTGAATTCCTGTATGTGGTATTCATTACTGGTGGCGGTGTATTTATCTCAgccttctgtctcctcctgttGCTCAGGCTTGGGTGACATGGCAGTGTCTAATTCCATTGGGAGTAATGTGTTTGATATCCTGGTGGGCCTGGGACTGCCCTGGGTCCTACAGACTCTGGCCATTGACTACGGTTCAATTGTAAGTCCCTAATGTCAGTGCAATAAGGCAAACATTCCTTTCATATGAACCCTGCATGAGATTAGTTTTCCAGTAGTTCTTACAAAAGACCTGTGATCcaggaaaaataaaagattatatATGCAAATTTTATGCAAATATGCCACAATTTACATGGCATATTTgcacaatacagtacattattattttaaacctAAACTTCATTTATGCCAGTGAATACAAGATCTCAGGACCTTTTCTCTGAAAGTGAAAAGGAGagcaaacagaagaaaacagatTTAGAAAGTCATGGTGGTATTCCAGGATAAGCACTGTTGTGTGCACCTGTCGCTGAGCCCTTAGCTCACATCTGGcccacactaaacacacatgtTGAAAACATTACACTGCCGCACTAATACTGAggcttttgtgatttttttttttttttgtcggtCTGTTTTGGAAGAAATATAATTCCACTTAGAGCTATTTTGGAATTGTCTGTTGCTATGTTAACCAGCTGCTGAACCACTCATCCCCTTGGATCTTCTAAAATACCTTTATTTCTTTTACCATAGGTTTGCATATTTACCCTGTTTTCATTTCTCATAGCTACATATTCTGTGTGACAGGCAGTTATGAGAAACTCGGAACGCACGCTACATGAGCAAAGGCCTTTTAGAATTTCCATGGACGGCTTAGAACAGGCTGGACATTATTTTGTCAGAAAATGTTGTACTGAGAACCACAGCCCTGGTtttgaccactagagggcagtaatACTTGAACCACCTTTGTGTTTCAGCATGACCCATTTATCTCAGataaatttgtatttgtgacGTATCCTTTAGTCATAGGAAATAAGATGTAGTACATAATGTTATAATGATCTTTCTTCCTTAACTTAGGTTCCTCTGAACAGCAAAGGCCTAATTTTCTCTGTTGGACTGCTGCTGGCGTCTGTGTTCCTCACAGTAAGCTTCCAACGTCTTCCGTCTGTGGTTTTGTATAGCTTCAATATGACGTGAAAATCTTCAATATGATGTGATTTTTAAGAGGCAGTGAAATAAGATCATGTTGTGGTGATGCTCCTCCTGTATCTCTCAGGTTTTGGGTGTACATCTGAATAAGTGGACCCTGGACAAACGTCTGGGCTTCATGTGTCTCCTGATGTAtgctgttttcctgtgtttCTCCATCCTTATTGAATTCAACGTCTTTATATTCGTCAATTTGCCTACTTGCAAATGAGgcctctcctcttcatcagtaCCATTTCTCCTGATCGGTCCCCTGAGGACTAAGGCATTGGTTCTCAGTCTGAGGAAGATTCTTTTGGAAAACTTTATTCAATGATCCTGGAATTCCTCTCTTTTTTGCAATGCTGACAGGGCCCTGGGTCAGCAGCTTTGGTCAGTAGAGGAGAATAGAGCGCAGCATGGGTCTGTTCCAAGATAAACCTTCTGGGACATGAAGGGGAGGTGCTCAGAGATGACTTCTGCCTGGTTTGACGTGAAAACGCAAAGGTTTTTTGAGTATTTATACGGATATGGAAATTCTGAATTATTActgaaataatatgaatattatatcTTATGTTTTATGACTACATTTGTTTTACTAGCTGCTAAACTGGCAGATGAAAGGCTGGACTGAAGATATGGCATGATGAACTGAGTTCTTCTTGAGATGATAATCATCTAAACTatgataaatattaaaattttaataaGATTATTAAGTTTGAAAAATTATTCTGGGACTAGCCAAAAGGAAGCGGTGGCCTGTTCCGTATGAGTACTGGTACTGGTGGGCCTGACCATGCGGCTGAAGATTCCTCTCTTATCATGGGCATTATCTTTGACATCTCCTTCAGCCCTTCCTCCCCAGCTACATCTGGATTCCAGGGATAATGACCATATGATTGCTTTTTTGAGAAGAATATAAGCAAAGCAGAGGTTGAAAGGTTGctatatatgaatattttattttaggtttataTTAGATCATAATATTtataacatataataataatctttccAACAAGCTCTggacagtttttatttttccttttttatttttaattgtttcttGAAGATTATTGGGGATATTCAAATGCAGTTGTACAAGCCTAGATGTAAACATTTGGGTCAGAGttagattatttatattttaaagtgaGAATATGCTGGCCCTGGTAC
This region of Electrophorus electricus isolate fEleEle1 chromosome 11, fEleEle1.pri, whole genome shotgun sequence genomic DNA includes:
- the slc24a3 gene encoding sodium/potassium/calcium exchanger 3 isoform X2 translates to MDEDVSSKMLAAVRTRPLRVMLNQKKIKARRKRRKELFWGQMCSMGLLLLVVLGLSRFAEHSGYALSSFSPEVSDKWESRRLLEHFANETEEPRAERNCTMPGIHEFPEDVFTNQERMEGAVALHIMSAMYMFYALALVCDDYFVPSLEKICERLHLSEDVAGATFMAAGSSAPELFTSVIGVFVTKGDVGVGTIVGSAVFNILCIIGVCGIFAGQAVRLSCWTLMRDSVYYTISVATLIVFIYDEKVTWWESLVLILMYLVYILIMKCNSRVVHYFERRKKNSANLGNGTASNTELDDGCDATAVLLRKANFHRTPSVLMVDELLSAYPHQLSFSEAGMRIMITSHFSPRTRLTMASRMLITERQRLINSRFSNGDSEMTVKIPGRLGVENGLAGVERGLHGRKGAYRDDYRGGADAGTDTENENEDENNENDEEEEEEDENEGPLVPFRCPAGKCSKLKWMLAWPLSLLLFFTVPNCAEPRWERWFMVTFVTSTLWIAGFSYIMVWMVTVIGFTLGIPDVIMGITFLAAGTSVPDCMASLIVARQGLGDMAVSNSIGSNVFDILVGLGLPWVLQTLAIDYGSIVPLNSKGLIFSVGLLLASVFLTVLGVHLNKWTLDKRLGFMCLLMALGQQLWSVEENRAQHGSVPR
- the slc24a3 gene encoding sodium/potassium/calcium exchanger 3 isoform X1 gives rise to the protein MDEDVSSKMLAAVRTRPLRVMLNQKKIKARRKRRKELFWGQMCSMGLLLLVVLGLSRFAEHSGYALSSFSPEVSDKWESRRLLEHFANETEEPRAERNCTMPGIHEFPEDVFTNQERMEGAVALHIMSAMYMFYALALVCDDYFVPSLEKICERLHLSEDVAGATFMAAGSSAPELFTSVIGVFVTKGDVGVGTIVGSAVFNILCIIGVCGIFAGQAVRLSCWTLMRDSVYYTISVATLIVFIYDEKVTWWESLVLILMYLVYILIMKCNSRVVHYFERRKKNSANLGNGTASNTELDDGCDATAVLLRKANFHRTPSVLMVDELLSAYPHQLSFSEAGMRIMITSHFSPRTRLTMASRMLITERQRLINSRFSNGDSEMTVKIPGRLGVENGLAGVERGLHGRKGAYRDDYRGGADAGTDTENENEDENNENDEEEEEEDENEGPLVPFRCPAGKCSKLKWMLAWPLSLLLFFTVPNCAEPRWERWFMVTFVTSTLWIAGFSYIMVWMVTVIGFTLGIPDVIMGITFLAAGTSVPDCMASLIVARQGLGDMAVSNSIGSNVFDILVGLGLPWVLQTLAIDYGSIVPLNSKGLIFSVGLLLASVFLTVLGVHLNKWTLDKRLGFMCLLMYAVFLCFSILIEFNVFIFVNLPTCK